The Verrucomicrobiota bacterium genome includes a region encoding these proteins:
- a CDS encoding GldG family protein yields the protein MSQTDHPPASARDRRLRPLWRSLQIGGALVLFVSVNVLSCQHYFQRDFTEDQRLTLSSSTRNFLHSLDQTVHLVVAFRRSSPLYHYARELAETYRQAAKSRLQVHAFDPVREPNRAAELAQRFGVEFVGNSIIVVCGESQLTIAESNMAVFDESKSTPLLLARTGEEALSSAIYSVAITDPAQVYLLTGKGALPQTSGGTASATLQSILARQHGRLSELSLDSIETIPEDARALVLINPRYDLSEDELRLVHDWWREKAGALLLLLNPEYETPNLNAFARTFGISPQGNVVLRTVQSPVSGLTLDYEVAARFTPGIPWTASFRNTDTRFPGVSQSLEVFENDSTFLALKIRPTPLIESTEAFWGETRPTEEPVVLSPTLDEPGPVALAAMSELGGVEDGTLKVSTPRLVVVGNPHLLDPVPLIKPNYDFISSALNWAMKREELVGTTPEQSLLFTADIREEDRTFLNRLLLIFLPAGALLFALYVWRLRRE from the coding sequence AGGACCAGCGGCTGACCCTCTCCTCTTCCACCCGCAACTTTCTCCACAGTCTCGACCAGACCGTCCACCTGGTGGTGGCCTTCCGTCGCAGTTCGCCGCTTTACCACTACGCCCGCGAACTGGCTGAGACCTACCGCCAAGCGGCCAAGAGCCGCCTCCAAGTCCATGCCTTCGACCCGGTGCGGGAGCCGAATCGAGCGGCCGAGCTGGCCCAGCGCTTTGGCGTCGAATTCGTCGGCAACTCGATCATCGTCGTTTGCGGAGAGTCCCAGCTGACCATTGCTGAAAGCAACATGGCGGTCTTCGATGAGAGCAAGAGCACTCCCCTGCTGCTGGCCCGGACGGGGGAAGAAGCGCTGTCTTCGGCCATTTACTCGGTCGCCATCACCGACCCCGCGCAGGTTTATCTTCTGACCGGGAAAGGCGCTCTGCCTCAAACCAGCGGAGGGACCGCCAGTGCGACTCTCCAGAGCATCCTGGCGCGCCAGCATGGTCGGCTGAGCGAGCTCAGCCTCGATTCCATCGAGACCATCCCAGAGGACGCCCGCGCGCTCGTGCTCATCAATCCCCGCTATGACCTGAGCGAAGACGAATTGCGCTTGGTCCACGACTGGTGGCGAGAAAAGGCGGGCGCGCTCTTGCTTCTTCTGAACCCAGAATACGAGACGCCCAATCTGAATGCCTTTGCCCGGACTTTTGGGATTTCGCCGCAGGGGAATGTGGTCCTGCGGACCGTGCAAAGTCCCGTCTCCGGCCTGACGCTCGATTATGAGGTGGCCGCCCGCTTCACTCCTGGGATCCCCTGGACGGCTAGTTTTCGGAATACCGACACCCGCTTTCCTGGAGTGTCTCAATCTCTGGAAGTCTTTGAAAATGACTCCACCTTCCTGGCCCTCAAAATCCGCCCCACCCCTCTCATCGAAAGCACCGAGGCCTTCTGGGGCGAGACCCGGCCGACCGAAGAGCCGGTCGTGCTCAGCCCGACCTTGGATGAGCCCGGCCCCGTCGCCCTCGCGGCCATGAGTGAACTCGGAGGCGTGGAAGACGGCACGCTGAAGGTCTCCACCCCCCGCCTGGTGGTGGTAGGCAATCCCCATTTGCTCGACCCCGTGCCGCTCATCAAACCGAACTACGATTTCATCTCGAGCGCGCTCAACTGGGCCATGAAACGGGAAGAACTCGTGGGGACCACGCCGGAGCAATCCCTCCTTTTCACGGCCGACATCCGTGAGGAGGACCGCACCTTCCTCAATCGACTCCTGCTCATTTTCCTGCCGGCGGGCGCGCTCCTCTTTGCGCTCTACGTCTGGCGACTTCGCCGTGAATGA
- a CDS encoding DUF4340 domain-containing protein, with the protein MRFALPQLVLPSLALGVALVALGGVDWRSVPPALDEGEAFYQFSPETVARVRLQRGTEECRFHWNGRRWVVTTPFEDELDPSLAPALVQFLDQARVVESMDRLPEGAQWAAYGLAEGQELLVECFDKHEQVLARLALGSRSPLQLEVATEEEERERLATSYLRLLDREGDARLYLATGAVREALDRPFALYRNPHPFPREMALAVQLVFGDAQGEISLERSSPEAPWQLASPIRDRADQEVVTALLEDCFDLRATQILARPESAPSQEGSLRLSTDLALGGTEERERTSLEFHFGEQNGGDLLSVSHGQRDLVMKLPASTAKRLVPKVNDLRSRRLVHLAPEEIRNVVFRSPGNADFFLENLGHRWSLGFLGEIQPANDPLIEFALQTVHSKIIQEFVTDSLGTLGEYGFDEPDLELSIFPLDGSSPRLLRFVRQEDGRVWVTRRDQPFVVEVPESVLDAFPTRPEAWRDTLVSSFSMLELRALGIQDAAGNTIELDYNFQRNQWQAFVNGQDAGPQLDPAAAQALAKVLGNYRAERWLLDSKRQALERLENPLLTLGLRMEKMDPKNFETREETLFLKIAAPTEQPQAAFYYGRRDEEPFVFLLTPQQVAEILAPLASLLSAPE; encoded by the coding sequence ATGCGCTTTGCTCTGCCACAGCTCGTTCTGCCAAGCCTCGCCCTCGGGGTGGCTCTGGTGGCTTTGGGGGGGGTCGATTGGCGCAGCGTGCCCCCCGCGCTCGACGAGGGGGAGGCCTTCTACCAGTTTTCTCCCGAGACCGTGGCCCGAGTCCGCTTGCAGCGAGGGACAGAGGAATGTCGCTTTCACTGGAACGGTCGCCGCTGGGTCGTGACGACCCCCTTCGAGGACGAGCTCGATCCTTCCCTCGCCCCAGCGCTGGTGCAATTTCTTGACCAGGCCCGGGTGGTCGAAAGCATGGACCGCCTGCCCGAGGGAGCGCAATGGGCTGCCTACGGTTTGGCTGAAGGACAGGAACTGCTCGTGGAGTGCTTTGACAAGCACGAGCAAGTCCTGGCTCGCCTCGCCCTCGGGAGCCGCTCGCCACTCCAGCTGGAAGTCGCCACCGAAGAAGAGGAGCGAGAGCGTTTGGCGACGAGCTACCTCCGTCTCCTCGACCGGGAAGGTGATGCCCGCCTCTACCTCGCCACGGGAGCGGTCCGCGAAGCACTCGACCGCCCTTTTGCGCTCTATCGAAATCCGCACCCCTTTCCTCGGGAAATGGCCTTGGCGGTGCAGCTCGTCTTTGGCGATGCCCAGGGGGAAATCTCCCTCGAGCGGAGCAGCCCGGAGGCCCCTTGGCAGCTCGCCAGTCCGATTCGAGATCGCGCCGACCAAGAAGTGGTGACTGCCCTTTTGGAAGACTGCTTTGATCTGCGAGCCACCCAGATTTTGGCCCGCCCCGAAAGCGCGCCCTCTCAAGAGGGCAGCCTGCGCCTCTCCACTGATTTGGCCTTGGGCGGGACCGAAGAACGAGAGCGCACCTCTCTCGAATTTCACTTTGGCGAGCAAAACGGAGGCGACCTCCTGAGCGTGTCTCACGGGCAGCGTGATCTCGTCATGAAGTTGCCGGCCAGCACGGCCAAGCGCCTCGTCCCAAAAGTGAACGACCTTCGGAGTCGGCGCTTGGTCCACCTCGCCCCCGAAGAAATTCGCAACGTCGTCTTTCGTTCTCCCGGCAATGCCGACTTCTTCCTCGAAAACCTCGGCCATCGCTGGTCGCTCGGATTTTTGGGCGAGATCCAGCCCGCCAACGACCCCCTTATCGAGTTCGCCCTCCAAACCGTGCACTCGAAAATCATCCAAGAGTTCGTGACAGACTCCCTGGGCACGCTTGGCGAGTATGGCTTTGATGAACCCGATTTGGAGCTTTCCATCTTTCCTCTCGATGGCTCGTCTCCTCGCCTGCTGCGCTTCGTCCGCCAAGAGGACGGGCGGGTCTGGGTGACTCGGCGGGACCAGCCCTTTGTGGTCGAGGTCCCCGAAAGCGTCCTCGACGCCTTCCCCACCCGCCCCGAAGCCTGGCGGGACACCCTCGTCAGCAGTTTTTCCATGCTCGAGCTGCGTGCTCTCGGCATCCAAGACGCTGCCGGCAACACCATCGAACTGGACTACAACTTCCAGCGCAATCAGTGGCAAGCCTTCGTCAACGGTCAGGACGCCGGGCCTCAGCTCGACCCGGCCGCCGCCCAAGCCCTCGCGAAAGTCCTCGGAAATTATCGCGCCGAGCGGTGGCTCCTCGACTCAAAAAGGCAGGCCCTGGAACGTCTGGAAAACCCGCTTCTCACCTTGGGACTGCGAATGGAAAAAATGGACCCCAAGAACTTCGAAACGCGCGAAGAAACCCTCTTTTTGAAAATCGCCGCGCCCACCGAGCAACCGCAGGCCGCCTTTTATTACGGCCGCCGCGATGAAGAGCCCTTCGTCTTTCTACTCACTCCGCAGCAAGTGGCGGAAATCCTGGCACCCTTGGCCAGCCTCTTGTCGGCGCCGGAGTGA
- a CDS encoding DUF1080 domain-containing protein has product MKRLALFFALTATTYGEEWISLFDGETLAGWTAQGPVNWAVEDGTITASEGEISLLTTAERYLNYELEVEFKAPLDTNSGIFLNSEPVVENEATDCYEINIAPPTNPFPTGSVVKFLRKEGLGEKDEWRSYRLQVQKGVLSVTLDGEKLYELTVQSPRPAGHIGLQFNRGKIAFRNIRLRLLE; this is encoded by the coding sequence ATGAAGCGACTGGCTCTTTTTTTCGCCCTGACCGCCACCACCTACGGAGAGGAATGGATCTCCTTATTTGATGGGGAAACTCTGGCAGGCTGGACCGCGCAGGGCCCAGTCAACTGGGCGGTGGAAGACGGCACCATCACGGCCAGTGAGGGCGAAATCAGCCTGCTCACCACCGCCGAACGCTACCTGAACTACGAGCTTGAGGTGGAATTCAAAGCCCCGCTCGACACCAATAGCGGGATCTTCTTGAACTCGGAGCCGGTCGTGGAAAACGAAGCCACCGACTGCTACGAAATCAACATCGCCCCACCCACCAATCCCTTCCCCACCGGGAGCGTCGTCAAGTTTCTTCGGAAAGAAGGACTCGGGGAAAAAGACGAGTGGAGGAGCTATCGCCTCCAGGTCCAAAAGGGCGTCTTGAGCGTCACGCTCGATGGGGAAAAACTCTATGAGCTGACCGTCCAAAGCCCCCGCCCCGCCGGCCACATCGGGCTGCAATTCAATCGTGGGAAGATCGCCTTCCGAAACATCCGGCTTCGGCTCCTAGAGTAG
- the lpdA gene encoding dihydrolipoyl dehydrogenase, translating into MKYDLIVIGGGPAGYVGAIRAAQLGKKVACVEMDRAGGTCLNWGCIPTKSLLKNAELYHTMKHRAEEFGLSAENLTFDWSKIVGRSRKVSDQLAGGIEFLFKKNKVDYLAGQGKVLGPGKVEVETADGKKETHDCTDLLIATGCKSRDMPGFPFDGEKIISSKEAMVLKEQPKEIVIIGAGAIGIEFAYVFNAYGTKVTVVEMQPNILPVEDEEISKELAKAFKKQGITCLTNTKTTDIKKTAQGVEITVEGKKKQTLKADLCLVAIGVQAVLPKGVEKAKLDRGYLVVNDRYETTMKGVFAVGDIIGPPWLAHTASFEAIQCIEGIYKQGHTPKRVETFPGCTYCHPQVASVGLTERAAKEKGIDYITGKIPFQAIGKAIAVGEPGGFVKLVVGKTHHEVLGAHIIGDNATELIAEIGLAIEMEATLEELENTIHAHPTLSESIHEAASAAEGMAIHF; encoded by the coding sequence ATGAAATACGACCTTATCGTCATCGGCGGCGGGCCTGCGGGCTACGTGGGAGCCATCCGTGCCGCTCAACTCGGAAAAAAAGTGGCCTGCGTCGAAATGGACCGCGCGGGAGGCACTTGTCTGAACTGGGGCTGCATCCCCACCAAGTCTCTCCTGAAGAACGCCGAACTCTACCACACCATGAAACACCGGGCGGAGGAGTTCGGTCTCTCGGCCGAAAACCTGACCTTTGATTGGTCTAAGATCGTGGGCCGATCACGCAAGGTCTCGGACCAACTGGCAGGGGGCATCGAATTCCTCTTCAAAAAGAACAAAGTCGATTACCTCGCAGGCCAAGGCAAAGTCCTCGGTCCGGGAAAAGTCGAGGTGGAAACGGCCGACGGCAAAAAAGAAACCCACGACTGCACCGACCTGCTCATTGCCACCGGGTGCAAAAGCCGGGACATGCCCGGTTTCCCCTTCGACGGTGAAAAGATCATCAGCTCTAAGGAAGCCATGGTCCTGAAAGAGCAGCCCAAGGAAATCGTCATCATCGGAGCCGGCGCCATTGGGATCGAGTTTGCCTACGTTTTCAACGCTTACGGCACCAAAGTCACCGTAGTGGAGATGCAACCAAACATCTTACCGGTGGAGGACGAGGAAATCAGCAAGGAGCTGGCCAAGGCCTTCAAAAAACAGGGCATCACCTGCCTGACGAACACCAAGACCACCGACATAAAAAAGACCGCCCAAGGGGTCGAGATCACCGTCGAAGGCAAGAAAAAGCAAACCCTGAAAGCGGACCTCTGCTTGGTGGCCATCGGCGTCCAAGCCGTCTTGCCCAAAGGGGTCGAAAAGGCCAAGCTGGACCGCGGGTATCTGGTGGTAAACGATCGCTATGAAACCACCATGAAAGGCGTCTTCGCGGTGGGCGATATCATTGGCCCCCCCTGGCTGGCGCACACCGCCAGTTTCGAGGCCATCCAATGCATCGAAGGCATTTACAAGCAGGGCCACACCCCCAAGCGAGTGGAAACCTTCCCAGGCTGCACCTACTGCCACCCCCAGGTAGCCAGCGTGGGCCTGACCGAACGGGCAGCCAAAGAAAAGGGCATCGACTACATCACGGGCAAGATTCCCTTCCAAGCCATCGGCAAAGCCATCGCCGTGGGCGAGCCGGGCGGCTTCGTGAAACTGGTCGTGGGCAAAACACACCACGAAGTCCTGGGCGCGCACATCATCGGGGACAATGCCACCGAACTGATCGCTGAAATTGGCTTGGCTATTGAAATGGAAGCCACCTTGGAGGAACTGGAAAACACCATCCACGCCCACCCCACTCTGAGCGAATCCATTCACGAAGCCGCCAGCGCCGCCGAAGGCATGGCCATTCACTTCTGA
- a CDS encoding SMP-30/gluconolactonase/LRE family protein → MKSGAGSGRWTLAVGVFLSSWMAAVAGPESIERLDPGLDAIIAPGTQIETLCTGFRWAEGPVWDAAQARLLFSDVPNNIVYQWREGDKEASIYLQPSGFTGPIGSARVSGANGLAWDQAGRLLSCEHGDRRVSVLTESGGKLTVADRFQGKRFNSPNDLALHSGGDLYFTDPPYGLPEGEDDPSRELPFFGVFRVTPAGEVHLLVDSLIRPNGLAFSPDESVLYVAQSHRPAPVIMAYPVKADGNLGEGEVFFDSSPLSGPGLPDGLKVGPDGTVFATGPGGLLILNPQGQLLGRVLCTRPTANVAFGNGGRFLYLTSQDRVLRLPLAPSAP, encoded by the coding sequence ATGAAGTCTGGGGCGGGATCTGGTCGGTGGACGCTTGCGGTGGGCGTCTTTTTGTCTTCTTGGATGGCGGCGGTGGCTGGACCGGAGTCGATTGAGCGACTCGACCCGGGGCTCGACGCCATCATCGCTCCCGGCACCCAAATCGAGACGCTCTGCACGGGATTTCGCTGGGCGGAGGGTCCGGTCTGGGACGCGGCGCAGGCGCGCTTGCTCTTCTCGGATGTGCCCAACAATATCGTCTACCAATGGCGGGAGGGGGACAAAGAAGCTTCGATCTACTTGCAACCCTCGGGCTTTACCGGTCCGATCGGGAGCGCGAGGGTTTCCGGGGCCAATGGGCTGGCCTGGGATCAGGCGGGGCGACTTCTCTCGTGCGAACATGGCGATCGCCGCGTTTCCGTCCTCACTGAAAGCGGGGGGAAGTTGACGGTGGCGGATCGCTTTCAAGGGAAGCGGTTCAACTCCCCGAATGACCTCGCCCTGCATAGCGGAGGCGATCTTTATTTCACCGATCCGCCCTATGGTTTGCCGGAAGGAGAGGACGACCCCTCTCGGGAGCTGCCTTTTTTCGGGGTCTTTCGCGTGACGCCTGCGGGAGAGGTCCACTTGCTCGTCGATTCGCTGATCCGCCCGAATGGCCTCGCCTTCTCCCCGGATGAAAGCGTGCTGTATGTGGCGCAGAGCCACCGCCCCGCTCCCGTCATCATGGCCTACCCGGTGAAGGCCGATGGCAACTTGGGAGAAGGCGAGGTCTTCTTCGATAGCAGCCCGCTTTCCGGGCCGGGCTTGCCGGATGGCCTCAAGGTGGGGCCGGATGGAACGGTCTTCGCGACCGGCCCCGGCGGCCTCCTCATTCTCAACCCCCAAGGCCAGCTTCTGGGCCGGGTTCTTTGCACGCGGCCCACGGCCAATGTGGCCTTTGGCAATGGGGGGCGCTTTCTCTACCTGACTTCGCAAGATCGAGTTTTGCGATTGCCTCTGGCACCTTCGGCACCTTAG
- the bioD gene encoding dethiobiotin synthase → MHYFITGTDTGAGKTYVTCLLLQALREEGIRAVGYKPVSCGGLEDAKALQEASEEGLTLEEINPLAYLTAAAPLVAAQIESKPMEIAPLVDGFLDLQSRFDVVLVEGAGGWAVPISEEESMADLAKALGLPVVVVVNNRLGALNHSLLTWKAIQETGLPQKGWIFNHLVDELDLASVSNKGVLERLTQLPILAEVLRENEWIEADWVEPG, encoded by the coding sequence ATGCACTACTTCATCACCGGGACGGATACGGGCGCGGGCAAGACTTATGTGACTTGCCTGCTTCTCCAAGCACTGCGCGAGGAGGGCATTCGGGCAGTGGGCTACAAGCCGGTCAGTTGTGGTGGCTTGGAGGACGCCAAAGCCTTGCAGGAGGCGAGTGAGGAGGGTCTCACCCTCGAGGAGATCAATCCCTTGGCCTATTTGACGGCGGCGGCCCCTTTGGTGGCGGCCCAGATCGAGAGCAAGCCGATGGAAATCGCTCCCCTGGTGGACGGTTTCCTGGACCTGCAATCGCGCTTCGATGTGGTGCTGGTGGAAGGGGCGGGGGGCTGGGCGGTGCCCATTTCAGAAGAGGAGAGCATGGCGGATCTGGCGAAGGCGCTGGGCCTCCCCGTGGTGGTGGTGGTGAACAATCGATTGGGTGCCCTCAACCATTCCCTTCTCACCTGGAAGGCCATTCAAGAAACAGGCCTGCCGCAGAAGGGCTGGATCTTCAATCATCTGGTGGATGAGCTCGACTTGGCCTCCGTTTCCAACAAGGGCGTCTTAGAAAGGCTGACCCAGCTCCCGATCTTGGCAGAGGTGTTGCGGGAGAACGAGTGGATCGAGGCGGATTGGGTGGAGCCGGGTTGA
- the cdaA gene encoding diadenylate cyclase CdaA: MDVYFSSPWRAAVEILILTVLFYQLYKHFRKTRGARILTGFVVLLLTLTLVSELLDLVVIGTIIKSISAILALALVVTFQPELRRLLGDLGSHRLFSITDAKREQIELLVEAIQQLSNKRFGALIAIERGIELTQYSETGVTLNAEVSTELLLSIFHPRASLHDGGVVLDKDKIAAAGCVFPLSQREMQDRSIGLRHRAGVGVTEESDAIAIIVSEETGSVSLCQNGELMKGLKPEAYRRKLGQWLFPDTIEEEDQPKNERPVAGELEVETGGAGSGGDRVVPNPDA; this comes from the coding sequence ATGGACGTTTACTTTTCCAGTCCCTGGCGGGCGGCGGTGGAGATCCTCATCCTGACGGTTCTGTTCTACCAGCTCTACAAGCATTTCCGCAAGACGCGGGGGGCGCGCATTTTGACGGGCTTTGTCGTTCTTTTGCTGACTCTGACTTTGGTGTCGGAGTTGCTCGATCTGGTGGTGATCGGCACCATCATCAAGAGCATTTCCGCGATCCTGGCCTTGGCCTTGGTGGTGACGTTCCAACCGGAGCTGCGTCGCTTGCTGGGGGATCTCGGCAGCCACCGGCTTTTTTCCATCACCGACGCCAAGCGGGAGCAAATCGAGTTGCTGGTGGAGGCGATCCAACAGCTTTCCAACAAGCGTTTTGGGGCGCTCATCGCGATCGAACGCGGCATCGAGCTGACTCAGTATAGCGAGACGGGCGTGACCTTGAACGCAGAGGTTTCCACGGAGTTGCTCCTTTCGATTTTTCACCCCCGGGCTTCTCTCCACGATGGGGGCGTCGTTTTGGACAAGGACAAGATCGCCGCGGCCGGCTGTGTCTTTCCCCTGAGCCAGCGAGAGATGCAGGACCGTTCCATCGGCCTGCGGCACCGGGCCGGGGTGGGGGTGACGGAGGAGAGCGATGCCATCGCCATCATTGTCTCCGAGGAGACGGGCTCGGTTTCTCTCTGCCAGAACGGCGAGCTGATGAAAGGCTTGAAGCCGGAGGCTTACCGCCGGAAGCTGGGACAGTGGCTGTTTCCCGACACCATCGAAGAAGAAGACCAACCGAAGAATGAAAGACCTGTTGCTGGTGAATTGGAAGTCGAAACTGGTGGCGCTGGGAGTGGCGGTGATCGTGTGGTTCCTAATCCGGACGCATGA
- the folP gene encoding dihydropteroate synthase, translating into MVEENERPKSPAIWRGPRGDLSLARAALMGVLNVTPDSFSDGGQFIRVESAVAHGRAMLGRGARILDVGGESSRPGAQPVSEAEERARVVPVIEGLRRVTEAWITIDTVKPSVAAAAMAAGADGINDITGLRDPEMREVAIASGAAVVIMHMQGTPRTMQERPGYLDVVAEVRAFLQSQVERAVQEGMERERIALDPGIGFGKTLEHNLALLRALPVLVALGQPVLLGVSRKSFLGRVLQLPEAGDRDAATAALSCWARARGVLLHRVHDVQRNEEALRMGEAIAGPLR; encoded by the coding sequence ATGGTAGAGGAAAACGAAAGGCCGAAATCGCCCGCCATCTGGCGGGGGCCGCGGGGCGATTTATCGCTCGCCCGAGCGGCTCTCATGGGGGTGCTCAATGTGACGCCTGATTCCTTTTCCGATGGAGGGCAGTTCATCCGGGTGGAGTCGGCGGTGGCCCATGGGCGAGCCATGCTGGGGAGGGGGGCCCGGATTCTCGATGTGGGCGGGGAGTCTTCCCGCCCGGGGGCGCAACCGGTTTCGGAAGCGGAGGAGCGGGCTCGGGTGGTGCCGGTGATCGAGGGCTTGCGACGAGTCACGGAGGCTTGGATCACCATCGATACGGTGAAGCCGAGCGTGGCGGCCGCCGCCATGGCAGCTGGGGCCGATGGCATCAATGACATCACCGGCTTGCGCGATCCCGAGATGCGCGAGGTGGCGATCGCTTCCGGGGCGGCGGTCGTGATAATGCATATGCAGGGCACGCCGCGGACGATGCAGGAGCGGCCCGGCTACCTGGATGTGGTGGCGGAGGTGAGGGCCTTTCTGCAATCGCAGGTGGAGCGGGCCGTCCAGGAGGGGATGGAGCGAGAGCGGATCGCCTTGGATCCTGGGATCGGTTTTGGCAAGACGCTCGAGCACAATCTGGCCTTGCTGAGGGCCTTGCCGGTTTTGGTAGCTCTGGGGCAGCCGGTCCTTTTGGGGGTTTCGCGGAAGTCGTTCTTGGGGAGGGTGCTCCAGCTGCCTGAGGCCGGGGATCGAGATGCGGCCACGGCCGCGCTCAGCTGTTGGGCGCGGGCGCGGGGGGTTCTCTTGCACCGGGTGCACGATGTGCAGCGCAATGAGGAGGCCCTTCGCATGGGGGAGGCCATTGCGGGTCCTCTCCGTTGA
- a CDS encoding acylphosphatase: MTAKQVYYEGRVQGVGFRYTTKQIAMGYDLSGWVRNLADGRVALQISGEEKELEAFLQEIRESVLGGHIRKEESETLTSSQPEPGFHIKH, translated from the coding sequence ATGACCGCCAAGCAAGTCTACTATGAAGGGCGGGTCCAAGGAGTCGGATTCCGCTACACCACGAAACAAATCGCCATGGGCTATGACCTCTCCGGCTGGGTCCGCAACCTGGCCGACGGGCGGGTAGCGCTCCAAATCTCCGGCGAAGAAAAAGAACTGGAAGCCTTCCTCCAGGAAATCCGCGAAAGCGTCTTAGGAGGCCACATCCGCAAAGAAGAAAGCGAAACCCTCACCAGCTCGCAACCAGAGCCCGGCTTCCACATCAAGCACTAG
- a CDS encoding glycoside hydrolase family 75 protein encodes MRFLFKGGFWRALALILVLGFFGLTALLYFQDRETFKRGVRALMAAISARSEDPEVRYVEREKEIEVFRDRIVEREKVVKVYPDLPSTHGDPVHYDPKKLYSGIQIRTEVQAEEGRQASLERQTDEAYELQFQVKVTLPDPELSLSDFAKLNPHLLSGLPGLQVMVPEAEVSGFFYQLYENKVNRVQSKLYQLDRILTRHNFFDCETMLELTHPETGRKALLIQADMDVVSDGSDGDRMPEMPDKIVNSSYYQPFTSYGWAKRGETVNPLIAPRRKWLKEAEEEYKIVGLPAARNRYLEARIARMKREIADLEARSFLIAEADPFIVVPLYFFRYVGQVAHAPMVGDYAVVIHEDRFLPAIVGDAGPTFKAGEASLRMAKELDPRSNPYRRPVSDLSVSYLVFPGTKKKPHGPPDYQEWRSRCQELLDDMGGLAEGYALHSWDNILPEPEPVEEAPPAEETTGQEAAAAEESTPTVVTP; translated from the coding sequence ATGAGGTTCCTTTTCAAAGGCGGTTTTTGGCGGGCTCTGGCGCTGATTTTGGTGCTGGGCTTTTTCGGGCTGACGGCGCTCCTTTACTTCCAAGATCGCGAGACCTTCAAGCGAGGGGTGCGGGCCCTGATGGCGGCCATTTCAGCCCGCAGTGAGGACCCCGAAGTGCGCTATGTGGAGCGGGAGAAGGAGATCGAGGTCTTTCGAGATCGCATTGTCGAGAGGGAGAAGGTGGTCAAGGTCTACCCCGATCTGCCCTCGACCCATGGCGATCCGGTGCACTACGACCCCAAAAAACTCTACTCAGGAATCCAGATCCGGACCGAGGTGCAGGCCGAGGAGGGAAGGCAAGCTTCTCTCGAACGCCAGACGGACGAGGCCTACGAGCTTCAGTTCCAGGTCAAGGTCACTCTTCCTGATCCCGAACTGTCTCTTTCCGATTTTGCCAAGCTCAACCCTCACCTCCTCTCCGGGCTGCCCGGCCTGCAAGTGATGGTTCCGGAGGCGGAAGTGTCCGGGTTTTTCTATCAGCTGTATGAAAACAAGGTCAATCGGGTTCAGTCCAAGCTCTACCAACTCGATCGGATCCTGACACGGCACAATTTCTTCGACTGCGAGACGATGCTGGAGCTGACCCATCCCGAGACCGGACGCAAGGCCCTCCTCATCCAAGCCGATATGGATGTGGTGTCTGATGGTTCGGATGGCGATCGCATGCCGGAGATGCCGGACAAAATCGTGAACTCTTCCTACTACCAGCCCTTCACCAGCTATGGCTGGGCCAAGCGAGGCGAGACCGTCAATCCACTGATCGCTCCCCGACGGAAGTGGCTGAAGGAGGCGGAGGAGGAGTACAAAATCGTGGGCCTGCCGGCGGCACGCAATCGCTATTTGGAAGCACGCATTGCCCGGATGAAGCGGGAGATCGCTGATCTCGAGGCCCGCAGCTTTCTCATTGCGGAGGCCGATCCTTTCATCGTGGTGCCTCTGTATTTTTTCCGTTATGTCGGCCAAGTGGCCCATGCGCCCATGGTGGGCGATTACGCGGTCGTCATTCACGAGGATCGCTTCCTCCCGGCCATTGTGGGCGATGCGGGACCGACTTTCAAGGCGGGCGAGGCTTCTCTTCGGATGGCGAAGGAGCTCGACCCGCGGTCCAATCCCTATCGCCGCCCGGTGAGCGATCTGAGCGTGAGCTATCTGGTTTTCCCGGGCACCAAAAAGAAACCGCATGGGCCACCCGACTACCAGGAGTGGAGAAGCCGGTGCCAAGAGCTGCTCGATGACATGGGGGGCTTGGCCGAGGGCTACGCTTTGCATTCCTGGGACAACATTCTGCCCGAGCCGGAGCCGGTGGAAGAAGCGCCTCCGGCCGAGGAAACGACGGGCCAGGAGGCAGCGGCCGCCGAGGAATCGACTCCGACGGTCGTCACTCCGTGA